One Phragmites australis chromosome 23, lpPhrAust1.1, whole genome shotgun sequence DNA window includes the following coding sequences:
- the LOC133906804 gene encoding phospholipase A(1) DAD1, chloroplastic-like: protein MAASISGSRTCYPSVALSRGSSCRTIRSSFAPCSLASKPATLRIGRKWSELQGARDWDGLLSPLDGALRGELVRYGEFVRAAYVSFDFDGRAPSYGSCRFPSRSLLRRAGLPETGYRVTRLLHAASTSAPGWLSQCSSSYIGYVAVCDDEDEIERLGRRDVVIAYRGTATCSEWVDNFQSTLTRLPAGAPRSSDADEKDEPMVESGFWRLFTAPGEAHSSLQDQVRGEVQRIVHEYGGNKGMPPLSITVTGHSLGAALAVLSAYEITIAVAHQCGEDDAPMVTAVSFGGPRVGNAAFRRRLEESGGKVLRIVNSNDIVTKVPGFPVDDCSGESAKRKPKVPRWLVSKMGWAYSDVGRELRLCSQDSAPNVVASHDLDLYLKLVAACTD from the coding sequence aTGGCGGCTTCCATCTCTGGATCCCGCACCTGCTACCCTAGCGTTGCACTGTCCCGTGGCAGCAGCTGCCGCACCATCAGGAGCTCCTTCGCGCCCTGCTCGCTGGCGTCCAAGCCCGCGACGCTGCGGATCGGGAGGAAGTGGTCGGAGCTCCAGGGCGCCCGCGACTGGGACGGCCTGCTGAGCCCGCTCGATGGCGCACTGCGCGGGGAGCTCGTCCGGTACGGCGAGTTCGTCCGCGCGGCCTACGTAAGCTTCGACTTCGACGGCCGCGCCCCGTCGTACGGCTCCTGCCGGTTCCCGAGCCGCTCCCTGCTGCGCCGCGCCGGTCTCCCCGAGACCGGGTACCGGGTCACCCGCCTCCTCCACGCGGCGTCCACCTCGGCGCCCGGCTGGCTGTCGCAGTGCAGCTCGAGCTACATTGGCTATGTCGCGGTgtgcgacgacgaggacgagatCGAGCGGCTCGGCCGACGCGACGTCGTGATCGCGTACCGCGGCACCGCGACGTGCAGCGAGTGGGTCGACAATTTCCAGTCTACTCTGACGCGGCTGCCGGCCGGCGCGCCGCGTTCTAGTGACGCCGACGAGAAGGACGAGCCGATGGTGGAGAGTGGGTTCTGGAGGCTCTTCACTGCACCAGGCGAAGCTCACAGCAGCCTGCAGGACCAGGTGCGCGGCGAGGTGCAGAGAATCGTCCACGAGTACGGTGGCAACAAAGGCATGCCGCCACTGAGCATCACGGTCACCGGCCACAGCCTCGGCGCGGCACTCGCGGTGCTCTCAGCCTACGAGATCACGATCGCGGTCGCGCATCAATGCGGCGAGGACGACGCGCCGATGGTCACCGCCGTGTCGTTCGGCGGCCCGCGCGTGGGCAACGCGGCGTTCCGGCGCAGGCTGGAGGAGAGCGGCGGCAAGGTGCTCCGCATTGTGAACTCGAACGACATCGTGACCAAGGTGCCGGGGTTCCCGGTCGACGACTGCAGCGGCGAGTCGGCGAagaggaagccgaaggtgccGAGGTGGCTGGTCTCCAAGATGGGGTGGGCGTACAGCGACGTGGGACGCGAGCTGCGGCTCTGCAGCCAAGATTCGGCGCCCAACGTGGTTGCGTCGCATGACCTCGACTTGTACCTCAAGCTCGTGGCTGCCTGCACAGATTAG